A window of Mus pahari chromosome 7, PAHARI_EIJ_v1.1, whole genome shotgun sequence contains these coding sequences:
- the Eif5 gene encoding eukaryotic translation initiation factor 5, translated as MSVNVNRSVSDQFYRYKMPRLIAKVEGKGNGIKTVIVNMVDVAKALNRPPTYPTKYFGCELGAQTQFDVKNDRYIVNGSHEANKLQDMLDGFIKKFVLCPECENPETDLHVNPKKQTIGNSCKACGYRGMLDTHHKLCTFILKNPPENSDIGTGKKEKEKKNRKGKDKENGSVSTSETPPPPPPNEISPPHAVEEEEDDDWGEDTTEEAQRRRMDEISDHAKGLTLSDDLERTVEEXVNILFDFVKKKKEEGIIDSSDKEIVAEAERLDVKAMGPLVLTEVLFDEKIREQIKKYRRHFLRFCHNNKKAQRYLLHGLECVVAMHQAQLISKIPHILKEMYDADLLEEEVIISWSEKASKKYVSKELAKEIRVKAEPFIKWLKEAEEESSGGEEEDEDENIEVVYSKTASVPKVETVKSDNKDDDIDIDAI; from the exons ATGTCTGTCAACGTCAACCGCAGCGTGTCAGACCAGTTCTATCGCTACAAGATGCCCCGTTTGATTGCTAAG GTTGAGGGCAAAGGAAATGGAATCAAGACAGTTATAGTCAACATGGTTGACGTTGCAAAGGCGCTTAATCGGCCTCCAACGT ATCCCACCAAATATTTTGGTTGTGAGCTGGGAGCACAGACCCAGTTTGATGTTAAGAATGACCGTTACATTGTCAATGGATCTCATGAGGCGAATAAGCTGCAAGACATGTTGGATGGATTCATTAAAAAATTTGTTCTCTGTCCTGAGTGTGAGAATCCTGAAACAGATCTG CATGTCAATCCAAAGAAGCAAACAATAGGTAATTCCTGTAAAGCCTGTGGGTACCGAGGCATGCTTGACACACATCATAAACTCTGTACATTCATTCTCAAAAACCCACCTG AGAATAGTGACATTggtacaggaaagaaagaaaaggaaaagaaaaatagaaagggcAAGGACAAGGAAAATGGCTCTGTATCCACCAGTGAgacaccaccacctccaccaccaaaTGAAATTAGTCCTCCACATGCTGTG gaagaagaggaagatgatgattgGGGGGAGGATACAACTGAGGAAGCTCAAAGGCGAAGAATGGATGAAATCAGTGACCATGCAAAAGGTCTGACACTTAGTGATGATTTGGAAAGAACTGTAGAAGAGNGTGTTAACAtcctgtttgattttgttaag aaaaagaaagaagagggcatTATTGATTCATCTGATAAAGAAATtgtggctgaggcagaaaggcTGGATGTAAAAGCCATGGGGCCGCTTGTTTTGACAGAGGTTCTCTTTGATGAGAAGATAAGAGAGCAAATCAAGAAATACAGGCGCCATTTTCTAAGA TTTTGTCATAACAACAAAAAGGCTCAGCGGTACCTTCTTCATGGTTTGGAATGTGTGGTAGCAATGCATCAAGCTCAGCTGATCTCCAAGATTCCACATATCTTGAAGGAGATGTATGATGCAGACCTTTTAGAAGAGGAGGTCATTATCAGCTGGTCAGAAAAG GCCTCTAAGAAATATGTCTCAAAAGAACTTGCCAAAGAGATTCGTGTCAAAGCAGAGCCATTTATTAAATGGttgaaggaagcagaggaagaatcTTCTGGTGGTGAGGAAGAAGACGAAGACGAAAATATTGAG GTGGTATATTCGAAAACTGCCAGTGTACCAAAAGTTGAAACTGTGAAGTCTGACAACAAGGATGATGACATTGATATTGACGCCATTTAA